A genomic region of Desulfomicrobium macestii contains the following coding sequences:
- a CDS encoding magnesium transporter CorA family protein, with translation MITIHKTIDGILSPQEHLDSDCWVNLINPSEEELQRTSILLGIPLDHLTDPLDVDERARLELEEGVLLLVLRVPVENVSDRIPYLTQPIGVIITPTAVVTVCRSPQDLVTGILNGRTRIVDTADRMRFAIHLMQRTSLIYLRFLKDIIRRSDVIEHRLQQSMRNEELIELLGIEKSLVYFTTSLKANDIIMDKVLRMRTIQLTEDQSDLLEDAITENRQAIDMSKIHSDILSGTMDAFASIISNNMNMVMKFLTGFTIILMIPNIISGVYGMNIATPFQGSPHAFAIVSGIAVGGCLLAWLLLARKRWM, from the coding sequence ATGATTACAATCCACAAGACCATTGATGGAATCCTGTCTCCTCAGGAACACCTCGACTCCGACTGCTGGGTCAATCTGATCAACCCCTCCGAAGAGGAGTTGCAGCGCACTTCGATCCTGCTCGGCATTCCCCTCGACCATCTGACCGACCCTCTGGATGTCGACGAGCGCGCCCGCCTTGAACTGGAGGAAGGAGTGCTTCTGCTGGTCCTGCGCGTGCCGGTCGAGAATGTCTCCGACCGCATCCCCTACCTCACCCAGCCCATCGGCGTGATCATAACGCCTACGGCCGTGGTCACGGTCTGCCGCTCTCCGCAGGATCTGGTCACCGGGATTCTGAACGGACGCACCCGCATTGTGGATACGGCGGACAGGATGCGTTTCGCCATCCATCTCATGCAGCGCACGTCGCTCATTTACCTGAGGTTCCTGAAAGACATCATCAGGCGCTCGGACGTGATCGAGCACCGGCTGCAGCAGTCCATGCGCAATGAGGAGCTCATCGAGCTTCTGGGCATCGAGAAGAGCTTGGTCTATTTCACGACGTCCCTCAAGGCCAACGACATCATCATGGACAAGGTCCTGCGCATGCGCACCATCCAGTTGACCGAGGATCAGTCCGATCTGCTGGAGGACGCCATCACCGAGAATCGGCAGGCCATCGACATGTCCAAGATCCACAGCGACATCCTGTCCGGGACCATGGACGCGTTTGCATCCATCATCTCCAACAACATGAACATGGTCATGAAATTCCTGACGGGATTCACCATCATCCTCATGATTCCCAACATCATTTCGGGTGTTTACGGCATGAATATCGCGACCCCTTTTCAAGGCTCGCCCCATGCCTTCGCCATCGTTTCCGGGATCGCCGTCGGCGGATGCCTGCTCGCCTGGCTTTTGCTGGCAAGGAAGCGCTGGATGTAG
- a CDS encoding LysE family translocator — protein sequence MISIDQLLVFSLTSLLLIFTPGPDIIYVLTRGVAQGRSAALAAAMGFSLGNIGHTLLAVFGLSAILASSALAFTLVKIAGGIYLLYLGFKLWTADPALVLSGHGEDKTARIIFRQSILANLLNPKVAIFFLAFFPQFVRPDQGHPAMQMMVLGLTFVVLTMLGFGLVALGAGALNSRLAARPSLSAWLHKGAGAILMLLGLRLLWADR from the coding sequence ATGATCAGCATCGACCAGCTTCTCGTCTTCAGCCTGACCTCACTGTTACTCATTTTCACCCCCGGCCCGGACATCATCTACGTGCTGACCCGAGGCGTGGCCCAGGGGCGCTCGGCCGCGCTGGCCGCCGCCATGGGCTTCAGCCTGGGCAACATCGGTCACACCCTGCTTGCGGTCTTCGGACTCTCGGCCATCCTGGCCTCGTCGGCCTTGGCCTTCACCCTGGTCAAGATCGCGGGCGGCATCTACCTGCTCTATCTCGGCTTCAAGCTCTGGACGGCGGACCCGGCGCTGGTCCTCTCCGGGCACGGGGAAGACAAGACGGCCCGCATCATCTTTCGCCAATCGATCCTCGCCAATCTGCTCAACCCCAAGGTCGCGATCTTTTTCCTGGCCTTCTTTCCGCAGTTCGTGCGCCCCGACCAGGGGCACCCGGCCATGCAGATGATGGTCCTCGGCCTGACCTTCGTCGTTTTGACCATGCTCGGCTTCGGACTGGTGGCCCTTGGCGCGGGAGCGCTCAACTCCCGCCTGGCCGCCCGCCCCTCCCTTTCGGCCTGGCTGCACAAGGGCGCCGGAGCCATCCTCATGCTGCTTGGCCTGCGCCTGCTCTGGGCCGACCGCTAG
- a CDS encoding type II toxin-antitoxin system RelE/ParE family toxin, with protein MRIFILESAERDLKELRRYLIDTFTPKHWQDTYADIKKSVRGLQEFPRSGVIPDEIAQLGLTQYRQILSGKNRIIYEIRAKEIYIHIIADTRRDLGSHLAKRLLEREP; from the coding sequence ATGCGTATCTTCATTCTCGAATCCGCCGAACGGGACTTGAAGGAATTGCGCCGCTATCTCATTGATACCTTCACGCCCAAGCATTGGCAGGACACATACGCGGACATCAAGAAAAGCGTGCGCGGACTACAGGAATTTCCCCGCAGTGGCGTCATCCCGGATGAAATCGCGCAACTCGGCCTGACTCAGTATCGCCAGATTCTGTCTGGAAAAAACCGAATCATCTACGAAATACGCGCCAAAGAGATCTACATCCACATCATCGCCGACACGCGGCGGGACCTGGGGTCCCATCTTGCCAAGCGTCTGCTGGAGCGCGAGCCCTGA
- a CDS encoding type II toxin-antitoxin system Phd/YefM family antitoxin — protein sequence MKYSTQVKPISYLKSHAAEIVSTLSQTRQPLLITQNGEAKLVVMDVKSYEAQEETFALLKLLALGKREMDQGRFRDVEDVFTEIDALDPK from the coding sequence ATGAAATATTCCACCCAGGTCAAACCCATCAGTTATCTCAAAAGCCATGCGGCCGAGATCGTGTCCACGCTTTCGCAGACCCGGCAACCGCTGCTCATCACCCAAAACGGGGAAGCCAAACTCGTGGTCATGGACGTCAAAAGCTACGAAGCTCAGGAAGAAACCTTCGCGCTCCTCAAACTGCTGGCTTTGGGCAAGCGGGAGATGGACCAGGGAAGATTCCGGGACGTTGAGGATGTTTTTACCGAGATTGACGCCCTCGATCCGAAATGA
- a CDS encoding FmdE family protein, which produces MHVGSYTFQEFKDKAAEFHGYPAPGLLIGGYMVEMAKAALPPNILFEAVVESKKCLPDAVQLLTLCSIGNGWMKIVNLGRYAVSLFDKYTGVGVRVSVDLDKLKDWPQIEGWFLKLVPKKDQDTEELFREIEAAGDSILRLEKITVQQRLLGHSHMTRIDRCPVCREAYPVSDGAICRGCQGEAPYEHSRAVEVEECMPTRVPVAEAVGRKALHDMTRIEPGQSKGAEFLAGQTITAGDVCRLQQMGRNSVYVQDESLPEGEFVHENDAAISFATRMAGPGIACTPEPREGKIDFHAACSGLLQVNLEALERFNLTPNVMCATRQHCALVEEGRLVGGTRAIPLFLSRENFSRALSALGDEPIMSIAPLRQAKIGVLVTGTEVFQGLIEDRFAPIIRAKAEALGSTVVGEVVAPDDREAIADGVKQLLERGADLIVTTAGLSVDPDDVTRKGLEDAGMTDALHGAPILPGAMTLIGRIGGVQVMGVPACALFFKTTSLDVLLPRLLAGVPITRRDLARIGEGGVCLQCNTCTYPKCTFAK; this is translated from the coding sequence ATGCACGTAGGCTCCTACACCTTTCAGGAATTCAAGGACAAAGCCGCCGAATTTCACGGCTATCCCGCCCCCGGCCTCTTGATAGGCGGCTACATGGTCGAGATGGCCAAGGCCGCGCTGCCCCCGAATATCCTTTTCGAGGCCGTGGTCGAGAGCAAGAAATGCCTGCCCGACGCGGTGCAGCTCCTGACCCTGTGCAGCATCGGCAACGGCTGGATGAAGATAGTCAACCTTGGCCGCTATGCCGTCTCCCTTTTCGACAAGTACACGGGCGTCGGCGTGCGCGTCAGCGTCGATCTGGACAAACTCAAGGACTGGCCGCAGATCGAAGGCTGGTTCTTGAAGCTCGTGCCCAAGAAGGACCAGGACACCGAAGAGCTGTTCCGGGAGATCGAGGCCGCCGGAGACAGCATCCTGCGCCTGGAAAAGATTACGGTGCAGCAGAGGCTCCTGGGACACAGCCACATGACCCGCATCGACCGCTGCCCAGTCTGCCGTGAAGCCTATCCGGTCAGCGACGGAGCCATCTGCCGAGGCTGCCAGGGCGAGGCCCCCTACGAACATTCGCGCGCAGTTGAAGTCGAGGAATGCATGCCGACCCGCGTACCCGTGGCCGAGGCTGTCGGCCGCAAGGCACTGCACGACATGACCCGCATCGAACCCGGCCAGAGCAAGGGCGCGGAATTCCTGGCCGGACAGACCATCACGGCAGGCGATGTCTGCCGGTTGCAGCAGATGGGCCGCAACAGTGTCTACGTGCAGGACGAAAGCCTGCCCGAAGGCGAATTCGTGCACGAAAACGACGCGGCGATCAGCTTTGCCACCCGCATGGCGGGCCCCGGCATCGCATGCACGCCCGAGCCCCGCGAAGGCAAGATCGACTTTCATGCGGCCTGTTCCGGCCTCCTGCAGGTCAACCTTGAAGCACTGGAACGTTTCAACCTGACCCCCAACGTCATGTGCGCCACGCGCCAGCACTGCGCCCTGGTCGAAGAAGGCCGCCTGGTGGGCGGCACCCGCGCCATTCCGCTTTTTCTCAGCCGCGAAAACTTCAGCCGCGCCCTGAGCGCGCTTGGCGACGAGCCGATCATGTCCATCGCCCCGCTGCGCCAGGCCAAGATCGGCGTGCTGGTCACGGGCACTGAGGTCTTTCAGGGCCTGATCGAGGACAGATTCGCGCCCATCATCCGGGCCAAGGCCGAAGCCCTGGGTTCCACTGTGGTGGGCGAGGTAGTCGCCCCGGACGACCGGGAGGCCATTGCCGACGGCGTGAAGCAGCTGCTGGAACGTGGCGCCGACCTGATCGTGACCACGGCCGGCCTGTCCGTTGATCCCGACGACGTGACCCGCAAGGGCCTGGAGGACGCAGGAATGACCGACGCACTGCACGGCGCGCCGATCCTGCCCGGAGCCATGACGCTCATCGGCCGCATCGGAGGCGTGCAGGTCATGGGCGTGCCCGCCTGCGCCCTCTTCTTCAAGACCACGAGCCTGGACGTGCTCCTGCCCCGCCTGCTGGCCGGCGTGCCCATCACCCGCCGCGACCTGGCCCGCATCGGCGAAGGCGGTGTCTGCCTGCAGTGCAACACCTGCACCTACCCCAAGTGCACTTTCGCCAAATAA
- a CDS encoding methyl-accepting chemotaxis protein — protein sequence MINTQSIKFTTKLFTGILSILILSLISVIAVSNILVKDGLESLGRDALENINNSVFISLETQNSLLLEKLAGDMTILEGELDRYGSFDLDPSYMLDRTIINQVSKKSKQVSIPRLMLGGTVMNGNTGIVDKIQFMTGGVATIFQVLDDKLLRVSTNVRINETDRAVDTYIPADSPVYKTVMSGETYNGRAFVVNDWYVTSYKPVYNADDKIVAVLFVGRKILTPQLREMLTTIKAGGVGYFFVYNSKGEVLVHPSLEGKNIFEVPGIGDFFREHKNGFLDYEWNGEHKITFTHHFEPWDWHVAVGLSDAQMVRGLDTEIITDSIYVGLAVMLLGVFIAVLLIRGIAKPLNQLAAKSLQVADGDYTIAFTHPAKDAIGHLSDALNTMVGRTKEMLGEINTATQSLATASTQLSSISSQMTEGSAQTANMANTVSNAAEEVSGNMNSVSAAMEQASMNMTTVATAAEEMSATIHEIAQNSERAKNTTASAVSKAQAASGRVDELGAAAKEISAVTATITAISSQTNLLALNATIEAARAGEAGRGFAVVANEIKELAQQTAKATEDIRERITGIQSVTTQTVGDISDITGVIAEMNEIVGTIAAAVEEQSVTTRDIAENVGQASMGITEINSNVATSSSMTHSISSDIEKVRSASDEMTASSQTVQQSAMELSELAERLRDQVSRFKI from the coding sequence ATGATCAACACCCAGTCCATCAAATTCACCACAAAACTGTTTACCGGAATCCTGTCCATTCTGATTCTGTCATTGATATCGGTAATCGCGGTCTCTAACATTCTCGTCAAGGACGGACTGGAAAGTCTCGGCAGGGATGCGCTGGAGAACATCAACAACTCCGTCTTCATCTCGCTTGAAACCCAGAACTCCCTTTTGCTCGAAAAACTCGCCGGCGACATGACCATCCTGGAGGGAGAACTGGACCGCTATGGTTCCTTTGACCTGGACCCAAGCTACATGCTGGACCGAACCATCATCAATCAGGTCAGCAAAAAATCCAAGCAAGTCAGCATACCCAGACTAATGCTCGGCGGAACGGTCATGAACGGCAACACGGGCATCGTGGACAAGATCCAGTTCATGACCGGTGGTGTGGCCACCATCTTTCAGGTGCTGGACGACAAACTGCTGCGGGTATCCACCAACGTGCGCATCAACGAAACGGACCGTGCGGTGGACACTTACATCCCCGCCGACAGTCCCGTATACAAGACAGTCATGAGCGGCGAAACCTATAACGGCCGCGCTTTTGTGGTCAACGACTGGTACGTGACTTCGTATAAGCCCGTGTACAACGCCGACGACAAGATCGTGGCGGTCCTCTTCGTGGGACGCAAGATACTGACCCCGCAGCTGCGCGAGATGCTGACCACCATCAAGGCGGGCGGTGTCGGTTACTTTTTCGTGTACAATTCCAAAGGAGAGGTGCTGGTTCATCCCTCCCTCGAAGGAAAAAATATTTTTGAGGTGCCCGGTATCGGGGACTTCTTTCGCGAACACAAGAACGGCTTCCTCGACTATGAGTGGAACGGAGAGCATAAAATCACATTCACTCACCACTTCGAACCCTGGGACTGGCATGTCGCCGTTGGCCTGAGTGATGCACAGATGGTTCGCGGGCTGGACACGGAAATCATTACCGATAGCATCTACGTCGGCTTGGCCGTCATGCTCCTCGGCGTATTCATCGCCGTGCTGCTCATCCGCGGCATCGCCAAGCCCCTGAACCAGCTCGCGGCCAAGAGCCTGCAGGTGGCCGATGGCGACTACACCATCGCTTTCACCCACCCGGCCAAGGACGCCATCGGGCATCTGTCCGACGCCTTGAACACCATGGTCGGCCGCACCAAGGAAATGCTCGGCGAAATCAACACCGCCACCCAGTCCCTGGCCACCGCGTCCACGCAACTGTCGAGCATATCCTCCCAGATGACCGAGGGGTCGGCCCAGACCGCGAACATGGCCAACACGGTCAGCAACGCGGCCGAGGAAGTCAGCGGCAACATGAACTCCGTCTCGGCGGCCATGGAACAGGCCTCCATGAACATGACCACCGTGGCCACGGCGGCTGAAGAAATGTCCGCCACCATCCACGAGATCGCCCAGAATTCCGAGCGGGCCAAGAACACCACGGCCAGCGCGGTATCCAAGGCCCAGGCCGCATCGGGCCGGGTCGACGAACTGGGCGCGGCCGCCAAGGAAATCAGCGCCGTGACCGCGACCATCACCGCCATCTCCTCCCAGACCAACCTGCTGGCCTTGAACGCCACCATCGAGGCGGCGCGGGCGGGCGAGGCCGGACGCGGATTTGCCGTGGTGGCCAACGAGATCAAGGAACTCGCACAGCAGACCGCCAAGGCTACCGAGGACATCCGCGAGAGGATCACGGGCATCCAATCCGTGACCACCCAGACGGTGGGCGACATCTCCGACATCACCGGAGTCATCGCCGAGATGAATGAAATCGTGGGCACCATCGCCGCCGCGGTCGAGGAGCAATCCGTGACCACTCGCGACATCGCCGAAAACGTCGGGCAGGCGTCCATGGGCATCACAGAGATCAACTCCAACGTGGCCACCAGTTCGTCCATGACCCACTCCATCAGCTCCGACATCGAAAAAGTGCGCTCGGCCTCGGACGAGATGACCGCGAGCAGCCAGACAGTGCAGCAGAGCGCGATGGAGCTCTCCGAACTTGCCGAACGCCTGCGGGATCAGGTTTCACGTTTCAAGATCTAG
- a CDS encoding HAD family hydrolase — translation MIEFDISGFGQRTLHHLVLDYNGTLALDGRVQPGVFSRLSQLKSQLQIHILTADTYGTVRSTFGQTDYTVHVLPAGNECAAKAEYVRELKAPSCVCLGNGNNDAVMLAEAGLAIAVLQPEGVARAALTSAHILVPGIEAGLDLLLHPTRLKATLRA, via the coding sequence ATGATTGAATTCGACATCTCCGGTTTCGGGCAACGCACCCTCCACCATCTGGTTCTGGACTACAACGGCACCCTGGCCCTGGACGGTCGGGTCCAGCCCGGCGTCTTTTCGCGCCTGAGCCAGCTCAAGAGCCAACTGCAAATCCACATCCTCACCGCGGACACATACGGTACAGTGCGTTCGACCTTCGGACAGACAGACTACACGGTGCATGTCCTGCCCGCTGGCAATGAATGCGCGGCCAAGGCCGAATACGTGCGCGAACTCAAGGCCCCGTCCTGCGTTTGTCTCGGCAATGGCAACAACGACGCCGTCATGCTCGCGGAGGCCGGACTGGCCATAGCCGTTCTTCAGCCCGAAGGGGTAGCAAGGGCCGCCCTCACCTCGGCCCACATTCTGGTTCCCGGCATCGAGGCCGGCCTTGATCTTCTGCTGCACCCCACACGCCTCAAAGCCACCCTGCGCGCCTGA
- a CDS encoding sensor domain-containing diguanylate cyclase has product MPRGQNTLLTELKSLVSAIEASARAGNSVALKAHLKELVAWARQLILRVPLSSSTSTQAQTQEIEGLKRRLRASKTSFDSMISAYKAILDAFETFRGTVDLVQQTKRLEELPATLDAIRGLRNLHTLHVVLDYDLFERRIPKGVGRASAATIRDRLKQFSPSPHAPRLFLGEVGQIENPGFFLGLEEDPPSGSCFIFALGHKYVHSKIIGVVAAYDPDPTRYAPDKATDFLSHFCNILACTLITALEHAQLEELTVRDALTGVNNRTYLERHAGRILDFAARKNLPVHLLFIDLNGFKAVNDTLGHEAGDAILVEVARSIKAMIRKYDIFVRLGGDEFVILLPDTDGDMTRTFVNRLRRTLADIDVSRVCSLDTDLRISASVGAALHQPHQSLESLIKAADLHMYKNKTLSREDPAARQDAPIPKTASQPARTSHHHD; this is encoded by the coding sequence ATGCCGCGCGGACAAAACACCCTACTGACGGAGCTCAAAAGCCTCGTCTCCGCCATTGAGGCCAGCGCGCGTGCGGGCAACTCGGTCGCGCTCAAAGCCCATCTCAAGGAACTCGTCGCCTGGGCCAGGCAACTCATCCTGCGCGTGCCCCTGTCCTCGTCCACGTCCACGCAGGCGCAGACGCAGGAAATCGAAGGCCTGAAGCGCAGGCTGCGCGCCTCGAAAACCAGCTTCGACTCCATGATCTCGGCCTACAAAGCCATCCTGGACGCTTTTGAAACCTTTCGCGGAACCGTCGATCTCGTCCAGCAGACCAAACGCCTGGAAGAACTTCCCGCGACGCTGGACGCCATCCGAGGGCTGCGCAACCTGCACACCCTCCACGTCGTGCTGGATTACGATCTTTTTGAACGACGCATTCCCAAGGGCGTGGGGCGGGCTTCGGCAGCCACCATCCGCGATCGCCTGAAACAATTCTCACCCAGCCCGCACGCTCCAAGGCTCTTTCTCGGCGAGGTAGGACAAATCGAAAACCCCGGTTTTTTTCTCGGGCTGGAAGAGGACCCTCCATCCGGATCCTGCTTCATCTTCGCCCTTGGGCACAAATACGTGCACTCGAAGATCATCGGCGTGGTGGCAGCCTACGATCCCGACCCAACGCGCTACGCTCCGGACAAAGCCACCGATTTTCTGAGCCATTTCTGCAATATCCTGGCGTGCACCCTGATCACCGCCCTGGAACACGCCCAGCTTGAGGAATTAACCGTACGCGACGCCCTGACCGGAGTGAACAACCGCACCTACCTGGAACGCCATGCCGGACGCATCCTCGATTTCGCGGCACGCAAAAATCTTCCCGTGCATCTGCTTTTCATCGATCTGAACGGGTTCAAGGCGGTCAACGACACCCTTGGGCATGAGGCAGGGGATGCCATACTGGTGGAGGTGGCCAGATCCATCAAGGCCATGATCCGCAAGTACGACATCTTCGTGCGCCTCGGCGGAGACGAATTCGTCATTCTGCTCCCGGACACCGATGGAGACATGACCCGCACGTTCGTGAATCGCCTGCGCCGGACCCTGGCCGACATCGACGTCAGCCGGGTCTGCTCCCTGGACACGGATCTGCGAATTTCCGCATCTGTCGGCGCAGCCCTTCACCAGCCGCACCAGAGTCTGGAAAGCCTCATCAAGGCCGCCGACCTGCACATGTACAAGAACAAGACTCTCTCAAGGGAAGATCCCGCCGCCAGGCAAGACGCTCCCATTCCAAAAACAGCCTCCCAACCGGCAAGGACCTCGCACCACCATGATTGA
- a CDS encoding peroxiredoxin, with product MTDFKIPAPGEPAPPFCLDGASRSGVSLEDYHGRWVVLYFYPKDNTPGCTVEAQEFSALKDQFAELNAVILGLSPDSIKSHQNFTGKHDLQVELLSDPEHEILKRFGAWRLKKNYGREYMGVARSTFLIDPSGVIRRTWPTVKASGHAAEVLAALKALV from the coding sequence ATGACCGACTTCAAAATTCCGGCTCCAGGCGAACCGGCTCCCCCTTTTTGCCTCGACGGCGCATCACGATCCGGGGTCAGCCTGGAAGACTACCACGGGCGCTGGGTGGTTCTCTATTTCTACCCCAAGGACAACACTCCCGGCTGCACCGTGGAGGCACAGGAGTTTTCCGCCCTGAAGGACCAGTTCGCGGAACTGAATGCCGTGATCCTGGGATTGAGCCCTGACTCCATCAAATCCCATCAGAACTTCACGGGCAAGCATGACCTGCAGGTGGAACTCTTGAGCGACCCCGAGCATGAAATCCTGAAGCGGTTCGGGGCCTGGCGGCTCAAGAAGAACTACGGCAGGGAATACATGGGCGTGGCGCGTTCGACATTTCTCATCGATCCCTCCGGAGTGATCCGCCGCACCTGGCCCACCGTGAAAGCTTCCGGGCACGCGGCCGAAGTGCTGGCCGCCTTGAAAGCGCTGGTCTGA